Part of the Vicinamibacteria bacterium genome is shown below.
CTCATCACGCGGGTCGCCCTGAACCAAAAGGCGGGCCTTTTCCAGGAAGCGCTCCAGAAACGCGTCGTACGCCGGCTCCTGGACGAGAAGCCTCGTCCCGGCGAGACACACCTGGCCCGCGTTGTCGTACTGCTCGACTGCGGTCGCGACGGCGGCCTCGAGGTCCGCATCGGCAAACACGACGAAGGGTGATTTACCGCCCAGCTCGAGGCTCACCGGGGTCAGGTTCTTCCCCGCTTCCGCGGCGATGAGTCGGCCGGTCTCGACCGAGCCGGTGAAGCTCACCCGCGACACGCGGTGATCACCGATCAGGTGGGGTCCCACTTCCTCGCCGATACCCTGTACGACATTCAGGACCCCGTCGGGAAGCTCCGCTTCTTTCGCGATGTCGGCGAGAAGCGACGCGGTGAGCGGCGACCACTCGGCGGGCTTCAGAACCACCGTGTTCCCCGCGGCGAGAGCGGGCGCGACTTTCCACGTAGCGAGCATCAGCGGCGCATTCCAGGGCGTGATGCAGACCGAGACACCGGCGGGATCCCAGCTCACGTGGTTCTCGTGCCTTCGCGTTTCGAAATCCTCGTGGTTGAGCTTGAGGAGCCAATCGGCAAAGAAGCGAAAGTTGTGCGCCGCTCGCGGGATCACCGCGCGCCGGTGCGAGCGGAGAAGCGCCCCGTTGTCCCGCGTCTCCACCGTCGCCAGCTCCTCGAGTCTCAATTCGATGCCGTCGGCAATGGCGTGGAGCACCGCGGCTCGATTTTCGCGAGGAGTCCGACTCCAGGCGGGGAATGCGCGCGCCGCGACTTCGATCGCCGCCTCCGCTTCCTCACGCCCTCCTCGCGCCACCGCGGCGATGACCGTCTCGTCGATCGGGGAAAGGTCCTCGAACGTGTCGGCCGAGGCCAAGCGCTCGCCACCGATCCATTGGTCCACGCGCTGCATGGCCGCGATTGTACCCCGGCTCTGCTCGACCAAGCCCTCTCGCGCTGTTGTAGAATCGCGCCCGCCGAAGCCATGAGCCACTTCTTCGCCTACCTGTCGCGGATGAAGTTCATCCAGCGATGGGGATTGATGCACAACACCTATGCCGAGAACGTCCAGGAGCACAGCTTGCGCGTCGCGCAGATCGCTCACGCCCTCGCGCTCATACGCAATCGGCGTTTCGGCGGAACGGTGAGCGCCGAGCGCGTTGCCGCGCTTGCGCTCTATCACGACGCCGGCGAGGTCCTCACGGGAGATCTCCCCTCTCCCATCAAGTATTTCAACCCCGAGATCCGCAAGGCCTACCAGGATATCGAGGCCTCGGCCGCCGACCGGCTCTTGGCGATGGTACCCGCGGAGCTTCGGAACGACTACCGCTCTTTGCTCGACCCCAAGGACCAGGAGCATGTGGCAATCGTCAAGGCAGCGGACAAGATCTGTGCCTACATCAAATGCCTGGAGGAGACCTCGGCGGGTAACCGCGAGTTCTCGAGAGCCGAACAAGCGCTCGCGAAAACGGTTGCGGAGATCGAGCTTCCCGAGGTGAAGTACTTTCTCGACACCTTCGTTCCGAGCTTCCGGCTAACGCTCGACGAGCTGGGTTGATATGCGGCGCATCTTGCTCGACGGAGTGCCGACGTCGGTTCGCTTGGATGACACCGATCTCGTAGCCGACGACGACCGGCGGATCCCCGAATCGAGCGCCGACTACCTTCCACCCGTCGAGCCGAGCAAGATCTTGTGCGTCCACCTCAATTACCGGAGCCGCGTCGATGAGTTCGGGGCCAGGCTTCCGCAAGCGCCAACCTACTTCCAGAAGCCGACCAGCTCCCTCAACGCGCACCGCGGACCCGTCGAGCGTCCCCCGCGGTGCAAGTATCTCAACTACGAAGGTGAGATCGTCATCGTCATCGGGAAGACCTGCCGAAACGTCTCACGAGAAGAAGCACGAGAGTACATAGCCGGATACACGATCGGCAACGACTTCGGACTCCACGACTTTCGGGACACGGACGCCGGCTCGATGCTGCGGGTCAAGGGCACCGACACGCTCTGTCCCATCGGCCCCGAGCTCGCCGCCGATTGGGAGTTTCGCGACAAGCGCATCCGCACCTTCGTCAACGGTGAGGTGCGACAAGACGGGCGTACATCGGAAATGGTGTGGGACATGAGCTATCTCGTGGCGGATCTCGCGCGAAATCTCACGCTCGAGCCTGGTGATTGCATCTTTTCGGGCACGCCCGCGGGCTCGCGGCCGGCCGAACCGGGTGACGTCGTGACCGTGGAGGTCGAGGGCCTGGGCGCATTGACCAACACCATCGTCGAGGGGTCGACGCCCCTACGCGACGACCTCGGCGCGCAGCCGAGCGAGTCTGAAGAGGTCGTCTCCACCGCGCTCGGTGGCGACTGGGAATTCCGCGGCATTCGTGCGCCGAGGAGGTCTCCGTGAGCGAGCCGCGAGGCCAGCTGTCGCTCCGCACCGTTGCCATGCCCGCGGACGCCAACCCGTCGGGCGACATTTTCGGGGGCTGGGTGATCTCGCAAATGGATATCGCCGGCGGGATGACAGCGGGTCTGAGGGCGCAAGGGCGCGTCGCGACCGTCGCCATCGATTCGATGATATTCAAGCTGCCGGTTTTCGTTGGCGACATCCTCTGCGTCTACACCGACATCGTGCGCATCGGCAGGACGTCGATGACGCTTCACGTCGAGGCCTGGGCGCTCCGGGGAAACGTCGGCGAGCGCATCAAGGTAACGGAAGGTCTCTTCACATTCGTCGCCATCGATGACAACCGCCGGCCGCGGCCCCTGCCACCCGAGGGAGGGGCGTAAAACCTCACGTGGGTCCACGTGAATTAGCTCGAGCGGCCCGGATTCAGAGGGCAATCTCAAAGTTGGCTCTTCATCTGCGACAACTGACCCGGGGTCAGCTTGACAAACCTGCCGGAATGACAAAGGATCGGTGCGCTCTGGGGACAGTCTTCGTTCGTCGGCGGTCGCCGATCGGGTTCGTGCCGAGCGCGTCGGGCGGATGGACACCCTTTGCCAAAGGAGGGAGCTCTATGCGTTTACGACACGTGTTGGTGGTCGCGGCCGGACTCTTGATCATCGGTTCGGGGCGCAGCGTGGCCCAAACGATGCCGTCGTCACAGCCAAACTTGCTCGAGATTTTCATTGAAGAGATCAAGCAGGGACACGATGCGGATCACGCGATCACCGAGGCGGGCTGGCCGGCAGCGTTCGAGAAAGC
Proteins encoded:
- a CDS encoding acyl-CoA thioesterase; the protein is MPADANPSGDIFGGWVISQMDIAGGMTAGLRAQGRVATVAIDSMIFKLPVFVGDILCVYTDIVRIGRTSMTLHVEAWALRGNVGERIKVTEGLFTFVAIDDNRRPRPLPPEGGA
- a CDS encoding aldehyde dehydrogenase family protein, coding for MQRVDQWIGGERLASADTFEDLSPIDETVIAAVARGGREEAEAAIEVAARAFPAWSRTPRENRAAVLHAIADGIELRLEELATVETRDNGALLRSHRRAVIPRAAHNFRFFADWLLKLNHEDFETRRHENHVSWDPAGVSVCITPWNAPLMLATWKVAPALAAGNTVVLKPAEWSPLTASLLADIAKEAELPDGVLNVVQGIGEEVGPHLIGDHRVSRVSFTGSVETGRLIAAEAGKNLTPVSLELGGKSPFVVFADADLEAAVATAVEQYDNAGQVCLAGTRLLVQEPAYDAFLERFLEKARLLVQGDPRDE
- a CDS encoding fumarylacetoacetate hydrolase family protein; protein product: MRRILLDGVPTSVRLDDTDLVADDDRRIPESSADYLPPVEPSKILCVHLNYRSRVDEFGARLPQAPTYFQKPTSSLNAHRGPVERPPRCKYLNYEGEIVIVIGKTCRNVSREEAREYIAGYTIGNDFGLHDFRDTDAGSMLRVKGTDTLCPIGPELAADWEFRDKRIRTFVNGEVRQDGRTSEMVWDMSYLVADLARNLTLEPGDCIFSGTPAGSRPAEPGDVVTVEVEGLGALTNTIVEGSTPLRDDLGAQPSESEEVVSTALGGDWEFRGIRAPRRSP
- the yfbR gene encoding 5'-deoxynucleotidase, with product MSHFFAYLSRMKFIQRWGLMHNTYAENVQEHSLRVAQIAHALALIRNRRFGGTVSAERVAALALYHDAGEVLTGDLPSPIKYFNPEIRKAYQDIEASAADRLLAMVPAELRNDYRSLLDPKDQEHVAIVKAADKICAYIKCLEETSAGNREFSRAEQALAKTVAEIELPEVKYFLDTFVPSFRLTLDELG